One genomic segment of Acidobacteriota bacterium includes these proteins:
- a CDS encoding glycosyltransferase family 39 protein has protein sequence MGTKTSLKRNLVEFSLLSWSLILFFLLLFLIPSLKIIFVSLTSLFTATAIFLSAYLIGRFIFRLLSFHCSFSLIEETVISVGIGLGVCSYIVLLLGSIGFLSPLILYLLLGLGIALNFPEILSFLKREIKLEEKKEKERVTTFQWVMRVVVVSVFILGFFLALSPPKFYDVLDYHFGVPHQYILQGRIGYLPYTATSNYPLLIQMLYTLALLVKGGIAGKLVNYLIGAFAIFTLYAIGRRFFKPPTPIIGSAILASSPAFIQLLAVPTSDLGFLLYTLLFLLVLLIWWEKGGRSLLILVGILAGLSLGTKYTAVLYTLGLGGAMVLIKSTRRDRFHRGLIHLFIFMVVAIVVFSPWLVRNYIHTGNPIFPAGTSYFGGKNWSPAHEKQLLNTTRNKVISAGSPLSILLLPFDLTLHPERFGTIGANPGLVFLIFLPLLIFLYLRKNWISPLLVLYAGGYFAIWIFSFQQTRFALPAFAALSLVLASQLSAVMSYHFGRITPFLRLLLIGTMILGIPLFLSSHTRVFDPIPYIIGLEDEAHYLERAVSSYPAMRYIDEKLPKEGKVLFIGETRSYYLNHPFICVSAYNTHPLSKIVREANGTKEIGEKLKEMGIRYLLFSQQETARLDRYFPLHFQFNRFDKIKFTMFLNEGTTILFNKNNVFVLKIKD, from the coding sequence CCTTTTTACCGCGACGGCGATCTTCCTCTCCGCCTATCTTATAGGAAGGTTCATCTTCAGATTGCTCTCTTTTCATTGCTCCTTCAGCCTGATCGAGGAAACGGTTATCTCAGTGGGGATCGGCTTGGGAGTGTGCTCTTACATCGTACTGCTTCTCGGATCTATAGGCTTTCTATCACCCTTAATCCTCTACTTACTTCTCGGCTTGGGTATAGCCTTAAATTTCCCGGAGATCCTCTCCTTCCTTAAAAGGGAGATAAAACTCGAGGAGAAAAAGGAAAAAGAACGGGTCACCACCTTCCAGTGGGTAATGCGGGTGGTGGTGGTTTCTGTCTTCATTCTCGGTTTCTTCCTCGCCCTCTCTCCTCCCAAGTTCTACGATGTTCTTGACTATCACTTCGGGGTGCCTCATCAGTACATCCTCCAGGGCAGGATCGGCTATCTCCCCTATACTGCCACATCGAACTATCCCCTATTGATTCAGATGTTATATACTCTGGCACTATTGGTTAAAGGTGGTATTGCGGGCAAGCTGGTAAACTATCTCATAGGGGCTTTCGCCATCTTCACCCTTTATGCCATCGGAAGAAGGTTCTTCAAACCACCAACACCCATTATAGGAAGCGCCATCCTCGCTTCGAGCCCCGCCTTTATTCAGCTACTCGCTGTTCCTACCTCCGACCTCGGTTTTCTCCTCTATACCCTCCTCTTCCTCCTGGTGCTCCTCATCTGGTGGGAGAAGGGTGGGCGATCTCTTCTCATCCTTGTCGGTATCCTTGCCGGGCTCTCGCTCGGCACCAAATATACTGCTGTCCTCTATACCCTGGGCTTGGGCGGAGCAATGGTGCTGATAAAGAGCACTCGCCGGGATAGATTCCACCGAGGGCTGATTCATCTTTTCATCTTCATGGTGGTAGCCATCGTGGTCTTTTCCCCTTGGCTGGTGAGAAATTATATCCATACCGGCAACCCAATCTTCCCCGCCGGAACCTCCTATTTCGGCGGAAAAAACTGGAGCCCTGCCCACGAGAAACAGCTATTGAACACCACGAGGAACAAGGTGATATCAGCAGGAAGCCCTCTATCGATACTTCTTCTCCCCTTTGACCTCACCTTACATCCAGAGAGGTTTGGCACCATTGGGGCAAATCCCGGCCTCGTATTCCTCATCTTCCTCCCCCTTCTCATCTTTCTCTATCTCAGGAAGAATTGGATCTCACCGCTCCTCGTCCTTTATGCGGGTGGTTATTTCGCCATCTGGATCTTCTCCTTCCAGCAGACGCGATTCGCCCTTCCTGCCTTTGCTGCTCTCTCTCTGGTGCTCGCCTCTCAGCTTTCGGCGGTGATGAGCTACCACTTTGGGAGGATCACTCCCTTTCTCCGCCTCCTCTTGATCGGAACGATGATCCTGGGGATACCGCTCTTCCTTTCCTCACACACCAGGGTATTCGATCCCATACCGTATATCATCGGGCTCGAGGATGAAGCTCACTACCTGGAGCGAGCTGTCTCTTCCTACCCGGCGATGCGCTATATCGACGAGAAGCTACCCAAGGAGGGAAAGGTCCTCTTCATCGGTGAGACGAGGAGTTACTATCTCAATCATCCCTTCATCTGCGTAAGCGCATATAACACCCATCCTCTAAGCAAGATCGTGCGGGAGGCGAACGGCACAAAGGAGATAGGGGAAAAACTAAAAGAGATGGGGATACGCTACCTCCTCTTCAGCCAGCAGGAGACGGCTCGGCTCGATCGCTATTTTCCCCTTCACTTCCAGTTCAATCGGTTCGACAAGATAAAGTTCACGATGTTCCTGAACGAGGGGACGACCATTCTCTTTAATAAGAACAATGTATTCGTCCTGAAGATAAAGGATTAG